One region of Natronorubrum aibiense genomic DNA includes:
- a CDS encoding ornithine cyclodeaminase family protein — translation MVRVLSDDDVASVLDLEALLPVVADAFEQQRAGAVERPERPHYPIGAGLDPETPEEPTGTGLCMPAYIHGNAYAATKLVTVCEDNLDRGLPTVTAQLSLADAETGQPVGYLAGNRITSARTGCIGGLAARELAVDGDLELAVIGAGTQARWQTRAIAAAVGVDRLASIRVYSPSDSRLECARDLESELGVSVTPVSSPREAVTDASVVVTTTTSTEPVFSGEDLADGALVIAVGAYTATMRELDDTTIERAARIIADVPDEALETGDLRTHDDFEVRSFGDVLADGDGRQSSDEIVVLESVGTAALDAATAEFVFDRAEADDLGTTVSI, via the coding sequence ATGGTTCGCGTCCTTTCCGACGACGACGTCGCGTCAGTGCTCGATCTCGAGGCGCTGTTGCCGGTCGTCGCCGACGCGTTCGAGCAGCAGCGAGCGGGCGCGGTCGAACGTCCCGAACGACCTCATTATCCGATCGGAGCGGGCCTCGATCCCGAGACGCCCGAGGAGCCGACCGGCACCGGGCTCTGTATGCCCGCGTACATCCACGGCAACGCCTACGCCGCGACGAAACTCGTCACCGTCTGCGAGGACAACCTCGATCGTGGACTGCCGACAGTGACTGCACAGCTCTCCCTTGCCGACGCCGAAACCGGCCAGCCGGTCGGCTACCTCGCAGGGAACCGGATTACCAGCGCCCGAACGGGCTGTATCGGCGGCCTCGCGGCTCGCGAACTCGCGGTCGACGGCGACCTCGAGTTGGCAGTGATCGGCGCGGGCACGCAGGCGCGCTGGCAGACGCGGGCGATCGCCGCCGCTGTCGGCGTCGACCGACTCGCGTCGATTCGGGTCTACTCGCCCAGCGACTCCCGCCTCGAGTGTGCCCGCGACCTCGAGTCGGAACTCGGCGTGTCGGTCACGCCGGTTTCGAGTCCGCGCGAGGCCGTCACGGACGCCTCGGTCGTCGTCACGACGACGACGAGCACGGAACCCGTCTTCTCGGGAGAGGACCTCGCCGACGGGGCGCTCGTGATCGCCGTCGGCGCGTACACGGCCACAATGCGCGAACTGGACGACACGACGATCGAGCGGGCGGCTCGAATTATCGCCGACGTGCCCGACGAAGCGCTCGAGACGGGTGATCTCCGGACTCACGACGACTTCGAGGTGCGCTCGTTCGGCGACGTGCTGGCCGATGGCGACGGTCGCCAGTCTTCGGACGAGATCGTCGTCCTCGAGAGCGTGGGCACTGCCGCTCTGGATGCTGCAACCGCCGAATTCGTCTTCGATCGAGCCGAGGCAGACGACCTCGGAACGACGGTTTCGATCTGA
- a CDS encoding sensor histidine kinase, which yields MSVRSVPLVDRVTDAFFALDTDFRFTYLNERAETLLKRSRADLIGRVMWDEFPQTVETQFPDSFHRAMDEQVPVSFEVYHAQLETWFEARAYPSETGLSVYMRDVTERKSQETTLAQHAAVVEAVYDAILTLGRNREIVTVNSAIEDLLGADRSDLIGEHVETLTQQAGISDDDAVAIGRAITDVDVGNATRRQLEVAFTAADGSDRIGEFRFVPIEDDHATVAAVIRDVTDRHEYERVVTSLHEVTRWLLESDDPEEICAVAVHAGSDLLDLPISGVWLLDDEQGYLDPVAGTAGAHEELGGLPRFYPGEGLVWDVFEGGSVDRFDDLEDVSDLYNPDTPIRSEIIAPIGTHGVLMTGSIEANRFDETDVDLVSILVENTRAALDRATREQVLRDRTAELEHRTERLESVAEILSNDLKQQLSAVADALDEESDSEWEFPLAEDSVDATLDRAEGLVDDIREFARNASAVGQRCRLDLETAIDDALEQSRLDGDRDHVIVEQSATLRADAERFGRLLETVFDDATARADGPVTIQVGVVGLDDSDRSRGLFIRDDAVTLPPAARDREPESPIEPVCGGEPTATDGLGLTLVKAIAEAHDWTFTIDPGDTGGTRLELRDMTTLEKRS from the coding sequence ATGTCGGTTCGCTCCGTCCCGCTCGTCGACCGCGTCACGGACGCCTTCTTCGCACTCGATACGGACTTCCGGTTTACGTACCTCAACGAGCGCGCCGAAACGTTGCTGAAACGTTCGCGGGCGGACCTGATCGGCCGCGTGATGTGGGACGAGTTCCCCCAGACCGTCGAAACGCAGTTTCCCGATAGCTTCCATCGCGCGATGGACGAACAGGTTCCGGTTTCGTTCGAGGTCTATCACGCACAGTTAGAAACCTGGTTCGAAGCTCGCGCCTACCCCTCCGAGACCGGCCTCTCGGTCTACATGCGCGACGTTACCGAACGAAAGTCACAGGAGACGACGCTCGCCCAGCACGCGGCCGTCGTTGAGGCCGTCTACGACGCCATCCTCACGCTCGGTCGCAACCGAGAGATCGTCACCGTCAACAGCGCCATCGAAGACTTGCTCGGAGCCGATCGCTCTGACCTCATCGGCGAGCACGTCGAAACGCTGACCCAGCAAGCGGGTATTTCCGACGACGACGCCGTCGCCATTGGCCGTGCGATCACCGACGTCGACGTCGGCAACGCCACCAGACGTCAACTCGAGGTGGCGTTTACCGCCGCAGACGGGAGCGATCGGATCGGCGAGTTTCGGTTCGTGCCGATCGAAGACGACCACGCAACCGTCGCTGCCGTCATCCGGGACGTCACCGACCGCCACGAGTACGAACGCGTCGTCACGTCGCTGCACGAAGTCACGCGATGGCTTCTCGAGTCCGACGATCCCGAAGAGATCTGTGCGGTCGCCGTCCACGCCGGCAGCGACCTGCTCGATCTCCCAATCAGCGGCGTCTGGTTGCTCGACGACGAGCAGGGGTATCTCGATCCTGTCGCCGGCACCGCCGGCGCACACGAGGAGCTCGGCGGGCTCCCCCGATTTTATCCCGGCGAGGGGCTCGTCTGGGACGTCTTCGAGGGCGGTTCGGTGGACCGGTTCGACGACCTCGAGGACGTCTCGGACCTCTATAACCCCGACACGCCGATCCGCTCGGAGATCATCGCCCCCATCGGCACCCACGGCGTGCTCATGACGGGCTCGATCGAGGCCAATCGGTTCGACGAGACCGACGTCGATCTCGTCTCGATCCTCGTCGAGAACACCCGTGCGGCGCTCGACCGAGCGACCCGAGAGCAGGTGCTCCGGGACCGGACGGCCGAACTCGAGCACCGGACCGAGCGACTCGAGTCGGTCGCCGAGATCCTCTCGAACGATCTCAAACAACAGCTGTCGGCCGTCGCAGACGCGCTCGACGAGGAGTCCGACAGCGAGTGGGAGTTTCCACTCGCGGAGGACTCGGTCGACGCCACGCTCGACCGGGCCGAAGGGCTCGTCGACGATATCCGTGAGTTCGCCCGAAACGCCTCGGCCGTCGGGCAGCGCTGTCGGCTCGATCTCGAGACGGCGATCGACGACGCACTCGAGCAGTCACGACTCGATGGGGACCGCGATCACGTCATCGTCGAGCAGTCGGCGACGCTTCGGGCCGACGCGGAGCGATTCGGTCGCCTGCTCGAGACGGTGTTCGACGACGCGACGGCCCGCGCCGACGGCCCGGTGACGATTCAGGTCGGCGTCGTCGGCCTCGATGACTCGGATCGCTCTCGAGGGCTGTTTATCCGGGACGACGCCGTCACCCTCCCGCCGGCGGCACGGGATCGCGAGCCGGAGTCACCCATCGAGCCCGTTTGCGGCGGGGAGCCGACCGCCACCGACGGGCTAGGGCTGACGCTCGTCAAGGCGATCGCCGAAGCCCACGACTGGACGTTCACGATCGACCCCGGTGACACCGGCGGGACGCGCCTCGAACTTCGTGACATGACGACGCTCGAAAAACGCTCGTGA
- a CDS encoding HalX domain-containing protein, protein MTTETPSVLIVEDEPDLARLYAAWLEGSYDVETVSTGERALDAIDETIDIVLLDRRMPGLSGETVLSTVRERDLACRVAMVSAVEPDFDVIGMGFDDYLVKPASKDELRRIVEHLVLRTSYDEQLQEYFSLASTKAVLDAETTEAERKSSDEYAQLQDRLALCRVRLDETMTELLEQGGYRRLYQDLASESIS, encoded by the coding sequence ATGACCACCGAGACCCCGTCCGTCCTGATCGTCGAAGACGAACCCGACCTCGCACGCCTGTATGCCGCCTGGCTCGAGGGCAGCTACGACGTCGAGACGGTATCGACTGGCGAGCGGGCGCTCGACGCCATCGACGAAACAATCGACATCGTCCTGCTCGACCGGCGGATGCCCGGGCTCTCGGGCGAGACAGTCCTCAGTACCGTTCGCGAGCGCGACCTCGCGTGTCGCGTGGCGATGGTCTCCGCCGTCGAACCGGATTTCGATGTCATCGGGATGGGATTCGACGACTATCTCGTCAAACCGGCCTCGAAAGACGAACTGCGCCGGATCGTCGAACACCTCGTGTTGCGAACGAGTTACGACGAACAGCTCCAAGAGTATTTTTCGCTCGCCTCGACGAAAGCCGTACTCGATGCCGAGACGACCGAGGCGGAACGCAAATCGAGCGACGAGTACGCGCAATTGCAAGACCGCCTCGCGCTGTGTCGCGTCCGACTCGACGAGACGATGACCGAACTCTTAGAACAGGGAGGCTACCGGCGGCTCTATCAGGATCTCGCGAGCGAGTCCATCTCGTAA
- the purL gene encoding phosphoribosylformylglycinamidine synthase subunit PurL, giving the protein MSLADSDRELVVSELGREPTPAEAALFENLWSEHCAYRSSRPLLSAFDSEGEQVVIGPGDDAAVVALPGDEDEDGASTYITMGIESHNHPSYVDPFDGAATGVGGIVRDTLSMGAYPIALADSLYFGEFDREHSKYLFEGVVEGISHYGNCIGVPTVAGSVDFHPDYEGNPLVNVACVGLTDEERLVTAVAQEPGNKLVLVGNGTGRDGLGGASFASEDLAEDAETEDRPAVQVGDPYAEKLLIEANEQLVEEQLIESARDLGAAGLGGASSELVAKGGLGAHIELERVHQREPNMNALEILLAESQERMCYEVEPDNVDRVREIAERFDLGCSVIGEVTEKNYTCTFEGETVVDVDAYFLGEGAPMNDLESEPVDQPETDLPEVDLEAAFETVVSSPNTASKRWVYRQYDHEVGVRTSVGPGDDAAIIAVREASAEPRSADKSSGDSREIGQGLAISSGAAPNWTAAAPYVGAKAIALENATNIAAKGATPLAAVDCLNGGNPEKPDVYGGFKSAVDGLAEMCSTLSTPVVGGNVSLYNDSVAGPIPPTPTLAMVGTKDGYDAPPLSVESEGTLLLVGDVGLEAGDLRLGGSEYLTQFDGSDGFPELPADPAAVIETLADVANDESTLAVHDVSHGGLAVTLAEMVTEDAGLEVSIPADDETAAAALFHEQPGRVVIQTDSPDAVAAAFDGVAPVVELGTATDDGELTIEVGSATIAADAATIDAHRSTIEDGLE; this is encoded by the coding sequence ATGAGTCTTGCCGATTCGGACCGTGAACTCGTCGTATCCGAGCTGGGGCGAGAGCCGACGCCGGCGGAGGCGGCGCTGTTCGAGAACCTCTGGAGCGAACACTGCGCGTACCGCTCCTCGAGACCGCTGCTCTCCGCGTTCGACAGCGAGGGCGAGCAGGTCGTTATCGGACCGGGTGACGACGCGGCGGTCGTCGCCCTGCCCGGAGACGAGGACGAAGACGGTGCGAGCACGTACATCACGATGGGGATCGAGAGCCACAACCACCCCTCCTACGTCGACCCGTTCGACGGGGCTGCGACGGGCGTCGGCGGGATCGTCCGCGACACTCTCTCGATGGGTGCGTACCCGATCGCGCTCGCGGACTCGCTGTACTTCGGCGAGTTCGACCGCGAACACTCCAAGTATCTGTTCGAGGGCGTGGTCGAAGGGATCAGCCACTATGGCAACTGTATCGGCGTCCCCACGGTCGCGGGCAGCGTCGACTTCCACCCCGACTACGAGGGCAACCCGCTGGTGAACGTCGCCTGTGTCGGGCTCACCGACGAGGAGCGACTCGTCACCGCCGTCGCACAGGAGCCGGGCAACAAGCTGGTGCTCGTCGGCAACGGCACCGGCCGCGACGGCCTCGGTGGTGCGAGTTTCGCCAGCGAGGACCTCGCAGAGGACGCCGAAACCGAGGACCGACCGGCCGTCCAGGTCGGCGACCCCTACGCCGAGAAGCTGCTGATCGAGGCCAACGAACAGCTCGTCGAAGAGCAACTGATCGAATCCGCCCGCGACCTCGGTGCCGCCGGCCTCGGCGGTGCCTCGAGCGAACTGGTCGCCAAAGGCGGACTCGGGGCGCACATCGAACTCGAGCGCGTCCACCAGCGCGAGCCGAACATGAACGCCCTCGAGATCCTGCTGGCCGAATCTCAAGAGCGGATGTGTTACGAAGTCGAACCCGACAACGTCGACCGCGTCCGCGAAATTGCCGAGCGCTTCGATCTGGGCTGTTCGGTCATCGGCGAGGTCACCGAGAAGAACTACACCTGCACGTTCGAGGGCGAGACGGTCGTCGACGTCGACGCCTACTTCCTCGGCGAGGGCGCGCCGATGAACGATCTCGAGAGCGAGCCCGTCGACCAGCCCGAGACCGATCTGCCCGAAGTCGACCTCGAGGCGGCGTTCGAGACGGTCGTCTCGAGTCCGAACACGGCCTCGAAACGGTGGGTCTACCGACAGTACGACCACGAGGTCGGCGTCCGAACGAGCGTCGGGCCGGGCGACGACGCGGCGATTATCGCTGTCCGAGAAGCGAGCGCGGAGCCACGCTCCGCGGATAAATCGAGCGGCGATAGCCGCGAGATCGGGCAGGGACTCGCCATCTCCTCCGGTGCGGCACCGAACTGGACCGCCGCCGCACCCTACGTCGGGGCCAAAGCGATCGCCCTCGAGAATGCGACGAATATCGCAGCCAAAGGCGCGACGCCGCTTGCAGCCGTCGACTGTCTCAACGGCGGCAACCCAGAGAAACCGGACGTCTACGGCGGCTTCAAGAGTGCCGTCGACGGGCTCGCGGAGATGTGCTCGACGCTGTCGACGCCGGTCGTCGGCGGGAACGTCTCGCTGTACAACGACTCTGTCGCCGGACCGATCCCGCCGACGCCGACGCTGGCGATGGTCGGGACGAAAGACGGCTACGACGCACCGCCGCTGTCGGTCGAATCTGAGGGCACGCTGTTGCTCGTCGGCGACGTCGGTCTCGAGGCCGGCGACCTCCGACTCGGTGGCTCGGAGTACCTCACCCAGTTCGACGGCAGTGACGGGTTCCCCGAACTGCCGGCCGACCCCGCCGCCGTCATCGAAACGCTGGCCGACGTGGCCAACGACGAGTCGACGCTCGCCGTTCACGACGTCAGCCACGGCGGCCTCGCCGTCACCCTCGCCGAGATGGTCACCGAGGATGCCGGCCTCGAGGTCTCGATCCCTGCCGACGACGAGACGGCCGCGGCCGCGCTCTTCCACGAACAGCCGGGTCGGGTCGTGATCCAGACCGACTCGCCCGACGCCGTTGCAGCGGCGTTCGACGGCGTCGCCCCGGTCGTCGAACTCGGGACGGCGACCGACGACGGCGAACTGACGATCGAAGTCGGTTCGGCGACGATCGCGGCCGACGCCGCGACGATCGACGCTCACCGCTCGACCATCGAAGACGGCCTCGAGTAA
- a CDS encoding winged helix-turn-helix transcriptional regulator: protein MSSPQTEPRDQNAGACPVIQSLEQIGSQWRLAVLHELLAGEQRFNELKRSTGANARTLSRVLDDLGEMGFVERRIEEDAPIATYYSLTSKGESLKPVFDEIECWAGSWLDEAELEH from the coding sequence ATGTCATCTCCACAGACGGAACCCCGCGACCAGAACGCCGGAGCCTGCCCCGTAATCCAGTCCCTCGAGCAAATCGGCTCCCAGTGGCGTCTGGCCGTCCTCCACGAACTGCTGGCCGGCGAACAGCGTTTTAACGAACTCAAGCGCTCGACCGGCGCGAACGCGCGCACCCTCTCGCGCGTTCTCGACGACCTCGGCGAAATGGGCTTCGTCGAGCGCCGCATCGAGGAAGACGCCCCGATTGCGACCTACTACAGTCTGACCTCGAAAGGCGAATCCCTCAAGCCCGTCTTCGACGAAATCGAGTGCTGGGCCGGCTCGTGGCTCGACGAAGCCGAACTCGAGCACTGA
- a CDS encoding SRPBCC family protein, whose product MTRLQTAHTPDGRRLEASHVLSVPADDAWELLADTTRWPDWMPLVNGVEATDRRVQTGTTGRIRVSGVWLPFRITDCSRSDRRWRWHLSGMPSGAYRVDALEESRCRVAVELPPHAVGAAPVSLRALESLESALGAE is encoded by the coding sequence ATGACCCGCCTCCAGACCGCACACACGCCTGACGGTCGCCGCCTTGAGGCCTCACACGTCCTGTCGGTGCCCGCAGACGACGCTTGGGAACTGCTGGCAGACACGACCAGGTGGCCGGACTGGATGCCGCTCGTCAACGGCGTCGAAGCCACCGACCGACGGGTCCAGACCGGCACGACCGGACGCATTCGCGTCTCCGGCGTCTGGCTACCGTTTCGGATCACCGACTGCTCGCGGTCGGATCGCCGCTGGCGGTGGCACCTCAGCGGAATGCCATCTGGAGCCTATCGAGTCGACGCCCTAGAGGAATCGCGCTGCCGGGTCGCCGTCGAACTCCCACCCCACGCCGTCGGGGCCGCTCCCGTCTCGCTTCGCGCCCTCGAGTCACTCGAGTCGGCGCTCGGGGCCGAGTAG
- a CDS encoding aldo/keto reductase, translated as MEYTTLGSTGMEVSRLCLGCMSFGSSDWREWVLEDDESKAIIERAIDLGINFFDTANMYSKGESERILGEALEGHRESSVVATKGYFQMREDDPNSGGLSRKAIEQELAASRERLGMDTIDLYQIHRWDDETPIETTLRALDDAVRRGHVRHIGASSMWAHQFAESLHTSELLDLEWFVTMQNHYNLVYREEEREMLPLCEKEGIGVMPWSPLARGYLTRPHEEIDATTRGETEEHMYDHPYRDGGGQEINDRVAEVAADKGVTMAQISLAWLLHKEWVDAPIIGTTSVEHLEQAVEALELSLSASELAYLEEPYEPVVVSGHE; from the coding sequence ATGGAGTACACGACACTCGGTTCGACCGGGATGGAAGTCAGTCGGCTCTGTCTGGGCTGTATGAGCTTCGGCTCGAGCGACTGGCGCGAGTGGGTCTTGGAAGACGACGAGAGCAAAGCGATCATCGAGCGGGCGATCGACCTTGGCATCAACTTCTTCGATACGGCGAACATGTACTCGAAGGGCGAATCCGAGCGGATCCTGGGCGAGGCCCTCGAGGGCCACCGCGAGTCGTCGGTCGTCGCGACGAAAGGCTACTTCCAGATGCGCGAGGACGATCCGAACTCGGGTGGGCTCTCCCGAAAGGCGATCGAACAGGAGCTCGCCGCGAGCCGCGAGCGGTTGGGCATGGACACCATCGACCTCTACCAGATCCATCGATGGGACGACGAGACCCCGATCGAGACGACGCTTCGGGCGCTCGACGACGCCGTTCGACGGGGCCACGTCCGCCACATCGGGGCCTCGTCGATGTGGGCCCACCAGTTCGCCGAATCGCTCCACACGAGCGAGCTGCTGGACCTCGAGTGGTTCGTCACGATGCAAAACCACTACAACCTCGTCTACCGCGAGGAGGAACGCGAGATGCTGCCCCTCTGTGAGAAGGAGGGTATCGGCGTCATGCCGTGGTCGCCGTTGGCTCGAGGCTATCTCACCCGGCCCCACGAGGAGATCGACGCCACGACGCGCGGTGAGACGGAAGAACACATGTACGACCACCCGTACCGTGACGGTGGCGGTCAAGAGATCAACGACCGCGTCGCGGAGGTCGCCGCCGACAAGGGCGTGACGATGGCCCAGATTTCGCTGGCCTGGCTGCTCCACAAGGAGTGGGTCGACGCACCCATCATCGGCACGACGAGCGTCGAACACTTAGAGCAGGCCGTCGAGGCGCTCGAGCTCTCGCTGTCGGCGTCAGAGTTGGCCTACCTCGAGGAACCCTACGAGCCGGTCGTGGTCTCGGGCCACGAGTAG
- a CDS encoding transcription initiation factor IIB: MPHTRFHSPPATAERASEQSPSGRTENRSTEYTATTTCPECDGRLIVADDQTHCGDCGLVIDENRIDRGPEWRAFDAAEKDEKSRVGAPTTNMLHDRGLSTTIDWRNKDGYGSTLSARKRRQFQRLRTWDERFRMRDASDRNLKHALGEIDRMASALGIPDAACETASVIYRRALEEDLLPGRSIEGMATAALNAAVRQAGVPRSIDELATVSRIDYLEAARAYRYLVRELELPMAPPDPLEYLPRYASTLEIPSETERRAHELLEGAMESGLHSGKHPVGLAAAAIYAAGRLTGVDLTQDDVSDAADVSKVTIRNRYQELLEHELEGPD, from the coding sequence ATGCCACACACGAGATTCCATTCGCCACCGGCGACCGCAGAGCGCGCGAGCGAGCAGTCCCCGTCCGGACGAACCGAAAACCGATCGACGGAGTACACGGCAACCACGACCTGTCCCGAGTGTGACGGCCGGCTAATCGTCGCGGACGACCAGACACACTGTGGAGACTGCGGCCTCGTCATCGACGAGAATCGCATCGACCGCGGCCCGGAGTGGCGCGCGTTCGACGCTGCCGAGAAAGACGAGAAATCCCGCGTCGGAGCCCCGACCACGAACATGCTGCACGATCGCGGCCTCTCGACGACGATCGACTGGCGGAACAAAGACGGCTACGGGAGCACCCTCTCGGCCCGAAAACGCCGCCAGTTCCAGCGCCTTCGCACTTGGGACGAGCGCTTCCGGATGCGCGACGCGAGCGATCGGAACCTGAAACACGCCCTCGGCGAGATCGACCGCATGGCGAGCGCGCTCGGCATTCCGGACGCCGCCTGCGAGACGGCGAGCGTCATCTATCGCCGCGCCCTCGAGGAAGACCTGTTGCCCGGCCGGTCGATCGAGGGGATGGCGACGGCCGCGCTGAACGCTGCGGTCCGACAGGCGGGCGTCCCGCGGTCGATCGACGAACTCGCGACCGTCAGCCGGATCGACTACCTTGAGGCCGCCCGCGCGTACCGGTATCTCGTCCGGGAACTCGAGCTCCCGATGGCACCGCCGGACCCGCTCGAGTACCTCCCACGGTACGCCTCGACGCTCGAGATCCCCTCGGAGACGGAACGGCGCGCCCACGAACTGCTCGAGGGGGCGATGGAGTCGGGGCTACACAGCGGCAAACACCCGGTCGGCCTCGCCGCGGCAGCGATCTATGCGGCCGGGCGGCTGACGGGCGTGGATCTCACGCAGGACGACGTCTCGGACGCCGCCGACGTCAGCAAGGTGACGATCCGCAACCGGTATCAGGAACTGCTCGAGCACGAACTCGAGGGCCCCGATTGA
- a CDS encoding MFS transporter, with product MVAVTGTKWRTLVLIGIAELFAMTLWFSGTAVGPELADLWDLTPAQTAWLTNAVQFGFVVGALLSASLTIADVVRPRYLFAGSAFVGAAATALIAGVVESGLPAIGLRFLTGVALAGVYPTGMKMMASWFVKGRGLAIGVLVGALTVGSASPHLLRAVGGIGQPRLVLYGTAAIAAVGGLLALAYEDGPHQPETAPFDPSAIRRIVSDRGVVLANTGYFGHMWELYAVWTWIPVYLLASLEASDTANPERLAALLAFGTIAIGGVGAWLAGSAADRVGRSIVTSASMIVSGTACLLAGVVYGSSLAVTAPFVLIWGFFIVADSAQFSTAVSELADDSYVGSALTLQTAIGFLITIGSIQLIPIVQRAVGWQWAFVPLAIGPLIGTLAMLRLRSRPEAAQLAGGRG from the coding sequence ATGGTTGCGGTTACTGGTACCAAGTGGCGCACGCTCGTGCTGATCGGGATCGCCGAACTGTTCGCGATGACGTTGTGGTTCAGCGGGACCGCCGTCGGGCCGGAACTGGCCGACCTGTGGGATCTCACGCCCGCCCAGACGGCGTGGCTGACCAACGCCGTCCAGTTCGGGTTCGTCGTCGGCGCGTTACTGTCGGCCTCGCTTACCATCGCTGACGTCGTTCGCCCACGGTACCTCTTTGCGGGGAGTGCGTTCGTCGGTGCGGCGGCGACGGCGCTGATCGCTGGCGTCGTCGAGAGCGGACTTCCGGCGATCGGCCTCCGATTTCTCACCGGCGTTGCCCTCGCCGGCGTCTATCCGACGGGAATGAAGATGATGGCTTCGTGGTTCGTCAAAGGGCGCGGGCTCGCGATCGGCGTCCTCGTCGGCGCGCTCACCGTCGGTTCGGCCTCGCCACACCTGCTTCGGGCCGTCGGCGGGATCGGCCAGCCACGACTCGTCCTCTACGGCACGGCCGCCATCGCAGCCGTCGGCGGCCTCCTCGCGCTGGCGTACGAGGACGGCCCGCACCAGCCCGAGACGGCTCCCTTCGATCCGAGCGCGATTCGTCGGATCGTCTCCGATCGCGGTGTCGTCCTTGCGAACACCGGCTACTTCGGCCACATGTGGGAACTCTACGCGGTCTGGACGTGGATTCCAGTCTACCTCCTCGCCAGCCTCGAGGCCAGCGACACGGCAAACCCCGAGCGACTGGCGGCCCTGCTCGCGTTCGGGACGATCGCCATCGGCGGCGTCGGCGCGTGGCTCGCCGGTTCGGCCGCGGATCGCGTGGGTCGATCGATCGTCACGAGCGCGTCGATGATCGTCTCCGGAACTGCGTGTCTGCTCGCCGGTGTGGTCTACGGCTCGTCGCTGGCCGTGACCGCACCGTTCGTCCTTATCTGGGGCTTTTTCATCGTCGCTGACTCCGCACAGTTCTCCACGGCGGTCTCGGAACTCGCCGACGACAGCTACGTCGGCTCTGCACTCACCCTCCAGACGGCCATCGGCTTTCTCATCACCATCGGCTCTATCCAGCTGATTCCCATCGTCCAGCGCGCCGTGGGCTGGCAGTGGGCGTTCGTCCCGCTTGCGATCGGGCCACTGATCGGCACGCTAGCGATGCTCCGGCTGCGCTCTCGGCCGGAGGCGGCGCAGTTGGCCGGCGGGCGCGGCTAG
- a CDS encoding CBS domain-containing protein, with amino-acid sequence MELPTPADLRQRRTELGLTQSELADTADVSQPLIARIEGGDVDPRLSTLRRIVNALEKAESDVVRAEDLMNEAVVNVSPDDPVKEAARKMEEEAYSQLAVIQDGIPVGSISQSDLVHLDAEARDEPIEEHMSESFPTVSKDATLDEISNLLEHYKAVMITEAGETVGIITEADIASRFS; translated from the coding sequence ATGGAACTCCCGACGCCCGCGGATCTCCGTCAGCGCCGAACCGAACTCGGGCTCACGCAAAGCGAACTCGCCGATACGGCCGACGTCTCCCAGCCACTGATCGCCCGCATCGAAGGCGGCGACGTCGACCCGCGACTGTCGACGCTCCGGCGAATCGTCAACGCGCTCGAGAAGGCCGAAAGCGACGTCGTCCGCGCCGAGGACCTGATGAACGAGGCCGTCGTCAACGTCTCGCCTGACGACCCCGTCAAGGAAGCTGCTCGAAAGATGGAGGAGGAAGCCTACTCCCAACTGGCAGTCATCCAAGATGGTATTCCTGTCGGCTCGATCAGCCAGAGCGACCTCGTCCACCTCGACGCCGAAGCTCGAGACGAACCGATCGAAGAGCACATGAGCGAGAGCTTCCCGACGGTGTCGAAAGACGCGACCTTAGACGAGATCAGCAACCTCCTCGAGCACTACAAAGCCGTGATGATCACCGAAGCCGGCGAGACGGTCGGCATCATCACCGAAGCGGACATCGCTTCCCGGTTCTCATAA
- a CDS encoding DUF555 domain-containing protein, protein MTNYIVAMEAAWLVRDVEAIDDAIGVAVSEAGKRLNSQDMDYVEVEVGATGCPACGEPFDSAFIAADTALVGLALEMEVFNADGEEHASRIAKSEVGGALRDVPLSVVEVIEVPDED, encoded by the coding sequence ATGACCAATTATATCGTCGCGATGGAAGCGGCATGGCTCGTTCGTGACGTCGAAGCGATCGACGACGCGATCGGCGTCGCCGTCAGCGAAGCCGGGAAACGACTCAACAGCCAAGACATGGACTACGTCGAAGTCGAGGTCGGTGCGACGGGCTGTCCGGCCTGTGGGGAACCCTTCGACTCTGCCTTTATCGCAGCCGACACCGCACTCGTCGGTCTCGCTCTCGAGATGGAAGTGTTCAACGCCGACGGCGAGGAACACGCCTCCCGGATCGCAAAGAGCGAAGTCGGCGGCGCGTTGCGAGACGTTCCGCTGTCCGTCGTGGAAGTCATCGAAGTGCCCGACGAAGACTAA